In Musa acuminata AAA Group cultivar baxijiao chromosome BXJ2-8, Cavendish_Baxijiao_AAA, whole genome shotgun sequence, one genomic interval encodes:
- the LOC135620206 gene encoding ent-copalyl diphosphate synthase 1-like isoform X2 gives MTTTTTTTMAVGTLALRPRSPTVPGPCDLGITRRAEKEVRFARWRSHALSKPTTPEYGVGLIQNGLPVLHLPEHEPQDADEDEDDDGSLELCGSRGIWRMVGEVRAMLRRMGDGEISISAYDTAWVALVKNKDVSGGPRFPSSLRWIVDNQLPDGSWGDAVIFSAHDRMINTLACVIALKSWTIYPDSCRRGLAFIRENMWRLREEEAELMPIGFEVAFPSLVEIAKALELEIPYGDPSLQEIDAKRSLKLKRIPRDVMHEVPTTLLHSLEGMPGLDWDRLLRLQCSDGSFLFSPSSTAFAVMQTGDDNCLNYLQRVIHRFGGGVPNVYPVDLFEHLWVVDRLERLGISRYLEQEIKDCLDYVYRYWTEDGICWAKGTRVHEVDDTSMGFRLLRLHGYDVSAGVFRHFEKDGEFFCFAGQSTQAVTGMYNLNRASQVAFPGEEILARARSFSYMFLREKQAADQVVDKWIITKDLPGEVAYALDFPWYASLPRVETRLYLEQYGGSGDVWIGKTLYRMPLVNNDVYLELAKLDYNRCQSLHQLEWFDLEKWYEEAGLRWHRVKRRSLLRDYFLAAACVFEPDRAVERLGWARTATMATAVSSFFSSATCTDEMRRSFILDFLDDRSDGHDISRMGGKKAGEVLVGLLRQLIERLAADTRPAFQQQLVRHHFQQAWKEWLMAWHSDASDGFGREETGLLLVRTMESCAGRFSSTELTVTRPNYSRLCHLLSSLCHNLRRRQMVAAKSITEECAVTSSCKDKAVEAEMQELARCVLQTSDDLNHLTKQTFLLVAKSFYYAAHCSPAALRSHISEVLFKPVA, from the exons atgacgacgacgacgacgacgacgatggccGTCGGCACGCTGGCGCTGCGACCTCGCTCGCCGACTGTCCCAG GTCCGTGCGATCTGGGCATCACTCGGAGAGCCGAGAAGGAGGTGCGCTTTGCGCGGTGGAGGAGCCATGCATTATCCAAACCCACCACACCAG AATACGGCGTAGGCTTGATTCAGAACGGATTGCCTGTTCTTCATCTGCCAGAGCATGAGCCGCAGGACGccgacgaggacgaggacgatgATGGATCGCTTGAG CTCTGTGGATCGAGAGGGATATGGCGGATGGTGGGTGAAGTCAGAGCGATGTTGCGGCGGATGGGTGATGGGGAAATAAGCATCTCCGCATACGACACGGCGTGGGTGGCACTGGTCAAGAACAAAGACGTAAGTGGTGGCCCTCGGTTCCCGTCCAGCCTCCGGTGGATCGTCGACAACCAGCTGCCGGATGGCTCGTGGGGAGACGCTGTCATCTTCTCCGCCCATGATCGGATGATCAACACCCTGGCCTGCGTCATCGCTCTCAAGTCATGGACCATCTATCCGGATAGTTGCAGGAGAG GACTTGCATTTATCCGTGAGAACATGTGGAGATTGCGTGAGGAGGAAGCAGAGCTAATGCCCATCGGCTTCGAAGTCGCTTTCCCCTCCCTCGTTGAAATAGCCAAAGCGCTTGAGCTGGAGATTCCCTACGGTGACCCTTCTTTGCAGGAAATCGACGCCAAGAGAAGTCTGAAACTGAAGAG GATTCCAAGAGATGTGATGCATGAAGTGCCCACCACGCTGCTCCATAGCCTGGAAGGAATGCCGGGCCTGGACTGGGACAGGCTGCTTCGCCTCCAGTGCTCTGACGGCTCCTTTCTCTTCTCACCTTCCTCCACGGCTTTTGCTGTGATGCAGACCGGTGATGACAACTGCCTCAATTATCTCCAGAGAGTCATCCATAGATTTGGTGGGGGGG TGCCCAACGTTTACCCCGTCGATCTCTTCGAGCACCTGTGGGTCGTCGATCGCTTGGAGCGTCTCGGGATCTCTCGGTACTTGGAGCAGGAGATCAAAGACTGCTTGGACTACGTATACAG ATATTGGACCGAGGACGGCATCTGCTGGGCGAAGGGCACGAGAGTGCACGAAGTGGACGACACATCGATGGGGTTCCGACTGCTCCGGCTGCACGGCTACGACGTCTCCGCCG GCGTGTTCCGGCATTTCGAGAAGGACGGTGAGTTCTTCTGCTTCGCCGGGCAATCGACCCAGGCAGTGACCGGAATGTACAACCTGAACCGGGCGTCGCAGGTGGCCTTCCCCGGGGAGGAGATACTGGCCCGGGCCAGGAGCTTCTCCTACATGTTCCTGCGAGAGAAGCAAGCCGCCGACCAGGTGGTGGACAAGTGGATCATCACCAAGGACTTGCCGGGCGAG GTGGCGTACGCCCTGGACTTCCCCTGGTACGCCAGCCTGCCTCGCGTGGAGACGAGGCTGTACTTGGAGCAGTATGGAGGCAGCGGCGACGTCTGGATAGGGAAGACGCTCTACAG GATGCCATTGGTGAACAACGACGTGTACTTGGAGTTGGCCAAGTTGGACTATAATCGCTGTCAATCTCTCCATCAGCTCGAATGGTTCGACCTCGAAAA ATGGTACGAGGAGGCCGGTCTACGATGGCACAGGGTGAAGCGGAGGAGCCTACTGAGGGACTACTTTCTGGCGGCCGCTTGCGTGTTCGAACCGGACCGCGCGGTCGAGAGATTGGGTTGGGCTCGGACCGCCACGATGGCCACGGCCGTCTCGTCGTTCTTTAGCAGCGCCACGTGCACGGACGAGATGAGGCGATCGTTCATCCTCGACTTCCTTGATGATCGAAGCGACGGCCATGACATCAGCAG GATGGGAGGGAAGAAGGCGGGAGAAGTGTTGGTGGGTCTGCTCCGGCAACTGATCGAGCGGCTGGCGGCTGATACACGGCCGGCCTTCCAACAACAGCTGGTCCGCCATCATTTCCAACAAGCT TGGAAGGAGTGGTTGATGGCATGGCATAGCGACGCGTCTGACGGATTCGGAAGGGAAGAGACGGGGTTACTGCTAGTCAGGACGATGGAAAGCTGTGCAGGGAGGTTCAGTTCGACGGAGTTAACGGTGACTCGTCCTAATTACAGTCGGCTTTGTCATCTACTGTCTtccctttgtcataatctaaggCGACGACAGATGGTTGCCGCTAAG AGCATCACAGAGGAGTGCGCTGTCACAAGCAGCTGCAAGGACAAGGCAGTAGAAGCAGAGATGCAAGAGCTGGCTCGGTGTGTGCTACAGACTTCAGATGACCTCAACCACCTCACCAAGCAAACATTCCTTCTGGTGGCAAAGAGCTTCTATTACGCTGCTCACTGCTCACCTGCTGCTCTCCGCAGCCACATCTCCGAGGTGCTCTTCAAGCCCGTGGCTTAG
- the LOC135620206 gene encoding ent-copalyl diphosphate synthase 1-like isoform X1, which yields MTTTTTTTMAVGTLALRPRSPTVPVGPCDLGITRRAEKEVRFARWRSHALSKPTTPEYGVGLIQNGLPVLHLPEHEPQDADEDEDDDGSLELCGSRGIWRMVGEVRAMLRRMGDGEISISAYDTAWVALVKNKDVSGGPRFPSSLRWIVDNQLPDGSWGDAVIFSAHDRMINTLACVIALKSWTIYPDSCRRGLAFIRENMWRLREEEAELMPIGFEVAFPSLVEIAKALELEIPYGDPSLQEIDAKRSLKLKRIPRDVMHEVPTTLLHSLEGMPGLDWDRLLRLQCSDGSFLFSPSSTAFAVMQTGDDNCLNYLQRVIHRFGGGVPNVYPVDLFEHLWVVDRLERLGISRYLEQEIKDCLDYVYRYWTEDGICWAKGTRVHEVDDTSMGFRLLRLHGYDVSAGVFRHFEKDGEFFCFAGQSTQAVTGMYNLNRASQVAFPGEEILARARSFSYMFLREKQAADQVVDKWIITKDLPGEVAYALDFPWYASLPRVETRLYLEQYGGSGDVWIGKTLYRMPLVNNDVYLELAKLDYNRCQSLHQLEWFDLEKWYEEAGLRWHRVKRRSLLRDYFLAAACVFEPDRAVERLGWARTATMATAVSSFFSSATCTDEMRRSFILDFLDDRSDGHDISRMGGKKAGEVLVGLLRQLIERLAADTRPAFQQQLVRHHFQQAWKEWLMAWHSDASDGFGREETGLLLVRTMESCAGRFSSTELTVTRPNYSRLCHLLSSLCHNLRRRQMVAAKSITEECAVTSSCKDKAVEAEMQELARCVLQTSDDLNHLTKQTFLLVAKSFYYAAHCSPAALRSHISEVLFKPVA from the exons atgacgacgacgacgacgacgacgatggccGTCGGCACGCTGGCGCTGCGACCTCGCTCGCCGACTGTCCCAG TAGGTCCGTGCGATCTGGGCATCACTCGGAGAGCCGAGAAGGAGGTGCGCTTTGCGCGGTGGAGGAGCCATGCATTATCCAAACCCACCACACCAG AATACGGCGTAGGCTTGATTCAGAACGGATTGCCTGTTCTTCATCTGCCAGAGCATGAGCCGCAGGACGccgacgaggacgaggacgatgATGGATCGCTTGAG CTCTGTGGATCGAGAGGGATATGGCGGATGGTGGGTGAAGTCAGAGCGATGTTGCGGCGGATGGGTGATGGGGAAATAAGCATCTCCGCATACGACACGGCGTGGGTGGCACTGGTCAAGAACAAAGACGTAAGTGGTGGCCCTCGGTTCCCGTCCAGCCTCCGGTGGATCGTCGACAACCAGCTGCCGGATGGCTCGTGGGGAGACGCTGTCATCTTCTCCGCCCATGATCGGATGATCAACACCCTGGCCTGCGTCATCGCTCTCAAGTCATGGACCATCTATCCGGATAGTTGCAGGAGAG GACTTGCATTTATCCGTGAGAACATGTGGAGATTGCGTGAGGAGGAAGCAGAGCTAATGCCCATCGGCTTCGAAGTCGCTTTCCCCTCCCTCGTTGAAATAGCCAAAGCGCTTGAGCTGGAGATTCCCTACGGTGACCCTTCTTTGCAGGAAATCGACGCCAAGAGAAGTCTGAAACTGAAGAG GATTCCAAGAGATGTGATGCATGAAGTGCCCACCACGCTGCTCCATAGCCTGGAAGGAATGCCGGGCCTGGACTGGGACAGGCTGCTTCGCCTCCAGTGCTCTGACGGCTCCTTTCTCTTCTCACCTTCCTCCACGGCTTTTGCTGTGATGCAGACCGGTGATGACAACTGCCTCAATTATCTCCAGAGAGTCATCCATAGATTTGGTGGGGGGG TGCCCAACGTTTACCCCGTCGATCTCTTCGAGCACCTGTGGGTCGTCGATCGCTTGGAGCGTCTCGGGATCTCTCGGTACTTGGAGCAGGAGATCAAAGACTGCTTGGACTACGTATACAG ATATTGGACCGAGGACGGCATCTGCTGGGCGAAGGGCACGAGAGTGCACGAAGTGGACGACACATCGATGGGGTTCCGACTGCTCCGGCTGCACGGCTACGACGTCTCCGCCG GCGTGTTCCGGCATTTCGAGAAGGACGGTGAGTTCTTCTGCTTCGCCGGGCAATCGACCCAGGCAGTGACCGGAATGTACAACCTGAACCGGGCGTCGCAGGTGGCCTTCCCCGGGGAGGAGATACTGGCCCGGGCCAGGAGCTTCTCCTACATGTTCCTGCGAGAGAAGCAAGCCGCCGACCAGGTGGTGGACAAGTGGATCATCACCAAGGACTTGCCGGGCGAG GTGGCGTACGCCCTGGACTTCCCCTGGTACGCCAGCCTGCCTCGCGTGGAGACGAGGCTGTACTTGGAGCAGTATGGAGGCAGCGGCGACGTCTGGATAGGGAAGACGCTCTACAG GATGCCATTGGTGAACAACGACGTGTACTTGGAGTTGGCCAAGTTGGACTATAATCGCTGTCAATCTCTCCATCAGCTCGAATGGTTCGACCTCGAAAA ATGGTACGAGGAGGCCGGTCTACGATGGCACAGGGTGAAGCGGAGGAGCCTACTGAGGGACTACTTTCTGGCGGCCGCTTGCGTGTTCGAACCGGACCGCGCGGTCGAGAGATTGGGTTGGGCTCGGACCGCCACGATGGCCACGGCCGTCTCGTCGTTCTTTAGCAGCGCCACGTGCACGGACGAGATGAGGCGATCGTTCATCCTCGACTTCCTTGATGATCGAAGCGACGGCCATGACATCAGCAG GATGGGAGGGAAGAAGGCGGGAGAAGTGTTGGTGGGTCTGCTCCGGCAACTGATCGAGCGGCTGGCGGCTGATACACGGCCGGCCTTCCAACAACAGCTGGTCCGCCATCATTTCCAACAAGCT TGGAAGGAGTGGTTGATGGCATGGCATAGCGACGCGTCTGACGGATTCGGAAGGGAAGAGACGGGGTTACTGCTAGTCAGGACGATGGAAAGCTGTGCAGGGAGGTTCAGTTCGACGGAGTTAACGGTGACTCGTCCTAATTACAGTCGGCTTTGTCATCTACTGTCTtccctttgtcataatctaaggCGACGACAGATGGTTGCCGCTAAG AGCATCACAGAGGAGTGCGCTGTCACAAGCAGCTGCAAGGACAAGGCAGTAGAAGCAGAGATGCAAGAGCTGGCTCGGTGTGTGCTACAGACTTCAGATGACCTCAACCACCTCACCAAGCAAACATTCCTTCTGGTGGCAAAGAGCTTCTATTACGCTGCTCACTGCTCACCTGCTGCTCTCCGCAGCCACATCTCCGAGGTGCTCTTCAAGCCCGTGGCTTAG
- the LOC135620207 gene encoding N-terminal acetyltransferase B complex catalytic subunit NAA20-like: MATIRRFCCNDLLRFASVNLDHRTETFNMSFYMTYLARWPDYFHVAEGPGNCIMGYIMGKVEGQGESWHGHVTAVTVAPEYRRQQLAKKLMHLLENISDKIDKAYFVDLFVRASNMPAIKMYEKLGYVIYRRVLRYYSGEEDGLDMRKALSRDVDKKSMIPLKRPITPDELEYD; the protein is encoded by the exons ATGGCAACCATCCGCCGGTTTTGCTGCAATGATCTCCTCCGCTTTGCTTCCGTAAATCTTGACCATCGAACTGAGACT TTCAACATGTCATTCTACATGACATACCTGGCTCGGTGGCCTGATTACTTTCACGTTGCAGAGGGCCCTGGTAATTGTATCATGGGGTATA TTATGGGTAAAGTCGAAGGACAAGGTGAATCTTGGCATGGCCATGTAACTGCAGTTACTGTTGCTCCTGAGTATCGAAGACAACAACTAGCCAAAAAACTCATGCACTTATTGGAGAACATCAGTGACAAGAT CGATAAAGCATACTTTGTGGATCTATTTGTAAGGGCATCCAACATGCCTGCTATAAAAATGTATGAAAAG CTTGGCTATGTGATATACCGAAGAGTGCTGCGCTACTACTCTGGGGAAGAAGATGGTTTGG ATATGCGGAAGGCACTATCTCGCGATGTTGATAAGAAATCCATGATACCCCTGAAAAGGCCAATCACTCCAGACGAACTCGAATATGATTAA